The Vagococcus entomophilus genomic sequence AAAGCGAACCCTTAAATGAGTTGACTATAAACGTAGATATTGAAGTGGCAATATGCTTGGACGCGGGTTCGACTCCCGCCGTCTCCATAGTGAGAGAATGCTAAGAGCGTCAAAACAATGAGATAAAGCAATTTATCTGATGTTTTGAGGCTTTTTTTATATCGAAATACGATTTCGCTCTCTTTTTTCATAGTAGAATGTTCAGCAACTTTCTGAACATTTTTTCCATGTGTAATTGGATCCATTACTAAGCGCCTATAAGGCTCTAAGATAGTTTTTGGTGAAGTTGGCTATAGTCTTAGACGCTCTCTGATTTTTCTCGTGGAGCTTGTTTCTCGCTGTATGTTGGGATAAAGCAACGCTACAGAAAATTATTTTTATGATTGGAGAGAAAAAAAGCAAAAAAGTTCAATAAATGGTGAAACAGGGCAAGGTTGGTTCTGTTTTTGTGTAGATGCAAGCGCGAAACTTATAACCGTTAAATTCAATCATAATCAGCTATAATTTTAAGGAAACAAAAGTAAAAAAAGGATTCTTGCATTAAGTAGCTAATGTCTTAACATTTAAAAATTTCATAGAATGTAAAACGTTTCCTTTTTTATTTTCAAAATAGATACGTAATATTGAAAAACGGTGTCGGTTCGGTTAGAATAGAGAAAGAAAATGAATAAAAAGGGGTCTTTTAAATGTACACATTTGGAAATATCATTCGTCAACTAAGAAAAAAACAACATTTGACACAGTATGATTTAGCCAAAGGAATTTGTTCACAAAGTATGCTCAGTCGAATTGAAAATAACGAACAAATCCCTAATATTGTTATCCTTCAACAAGTTTGTGAGAAACTTGATATAGAAGTCCAACAACTGATAAACGAAGAACGCTATATAAGAGACGATTCATTTTCATTTATTTGTAAATTAAAAACTCTTTTTTTTTCGCGAAAGTATCAAGAATTACTTAATTTGATTGAAACTTGCCCTATTAATCAGAACAAACTAGAAGATCAGGAAAAGCAAATGCTTTATTACTTATATGCTCAGTCTTTGTATTATTTAGGAGAAGATAATTTTAAAATTTTAGAAATATTAAAACAGGCAGAAAGTTATCGCAAATATGGAAGGGCAGCCTCCTTACTGACGATTCAAATTTTGAGTTTTAAAGGGAAAGTAAATGTGAGTGCTGATAATAACAAAGCAGTCAAAATGATCTTAAAAGAAGTCTTAGCAATGATTCAGGAATATGCGCACCAATCGAGTAATCGAATTTGGGTTCAGCTATACTATGAAATTTCAAATATGTACTTGTATTTGAATGATACAGAAAAAGCACTTCACTATAGCAAATCCGGTATTAATCTATCGTTAGAAAATGGAACGTTTTATTATTTGAATGATTTATTACTATTACAAGGAATTATCTTAAGTGACCTGGGCAATCTAGATGTTGCGACTGATATTATAGCGATAACAGAAAGTTTAAAAAGAATCTCTTTGTATGAAGAAAAATAAATTTATTTCAAAAATGGTCTAATCCAATCTTGACTTATTCTGTGAATAGAGGTAATTTTAATTTATAGAGAACGAAGAAAGAAGGATAAAGATGAAAACATATATTTATGCAGATAAATTCTTTTTGAAAAGTGGCACATCTGGACCTGGTTTTTTGGAAATAGAAAAGGGAGTTTTTGGAAAGTATACGAAAGAAATGACAGATAATAAGGCAAAAGTTATTGACTACTCAGGGAAGTGGATTGCTCCTGGATTAGTGGACACACATATTCATGGATATAAAAATCATGATGTGATGGACAATGATTTTGAGGGAATCAAAGTGATGTCAGAGTCCTTACTTGCTTGTGGGGTTACGTCTTTTTTACCAACAACGTTAACTTCTAGTAAAGAACGATTGAAAGCAGTGGCTAAAACAATTGGAGACCATTACAAAGAAGTGGATGGAGCAAAAATTCAAGGGATTTATTTTGAAGGACCTTTCTTTACAGAGGAACATAAGGGAGCACAAAACCCAATTTATTTTTCAGATCCAAATTTAGAAGTCTTCCATGAATGGCAGGAGGCTGCTGGGGGGTTAATTAAAAAAATTGCGCTTGCGCCTGAAAGAACACATGTAACGAAATTTATCGAAACCATTACAGCAGAAGGAGTCGTTGTGTCTCTAGGCCATAGTGATGCAACTCTGGAACAGGCAAGAGAGGCTGTTGAAGCCGGGGCAAGTGTTTTTGTTCATGCTTTTAATGGCATGAGAGGATTTAATCATAGAGAGCCAGGTATGGCTGGAGCGGCTCTAACTTTAAAAGAAGTCTTTTCTGAATTGATTTGTGATGGACATCATGTTCATCCTAGCGCTTGTAAAGCCTTAATTGAAGCCACAGGTCATGATCATGTCGCGCTAATCACGGATTGTATGATGGCTGGTGGAATGCCCGATGGAGATTACGTATTGGGAGAATTTCCTGTTGTGGTGAAAGATGGCACGGCTCGTTTGAAAACAGGGAATTTAGCTGGAAGTATCTTAAAATTAAAAGAAGCCATTAAAAATGTGGTCGACTGGGGCTTAGCGACACCAGCAGAAGCTGTCATGATGGCTAGTTTAATTCCTGCAATTAGTTGCAATATTGCAGATAAGTGTGGGAGCATTGCAAAAGGCCGAGCAGCAGATTTCATTGTTTTAACGCCAAATATGGAATTAGAAGCAACTTATTTAGATGGGGAATGTCGCTATCAAAAAGTGTGATAGACGAACAGAGAGGAAAATAGGACTATTGCATCTTAAAGTGGGGCTGTAGCTCCCTTTGTTTATAAGGATTCTAAGTAAGCGGGACACGACTCAAAGAGTTATGTCCCGCTTACTTTTTTAGCCCTATGCGAAGCTTTAATAATTTTTTGGCAATATTTTGGAAGAAAGGCTGCCGTCCTCATACTTTAAAAAGAAAGGTACAATTGACAGAGCGTAACGCTCAATATCAGTTTTATTTAATGAACTTGGTACGACCAAGACTTGTTCTGATGTTGCCAGTAGATAGTCTCCATCAATCGTCTGACAAATATAGTGAAAGCTTGGTTGAGCTTTAAGGCTGCCGAGATCTTCTTGAGAGAGTGTCGCGTTCGAATGTAAAAAATCAATGGCTTCAATAAATTGTTTATAACCATCTGAACCGGAAAAAATAAAAAAATCATCAAGACTTTCTAGTGATTGAGCTGAAAGAAAATCTAGAAATTCCGCGGGAGAACTATCATCCCTTAGTGGTTGTAACTGTTTTGAAATTGACATATTTCTTCACCTATATTTCGTTTAAGATTACAATATTAAAGTTGAGGGTTCCATTCTGAGACACGCTCTTTGCTTCGATTTGAAGCTCTTGGCAAAGCAGTGCATCCTCTTGATAACGTACGGTTACTCGGTAGCGAATGGTTTCTCCGGTTTCAAGTGCCTGTCTAACCATATTTTCGTACTTTGTCATATAGGGAGTGTTGACTGGATTTTGATAGAGTGTGACTAAGTTTTCCGGTTTATCTCCACTACCTCCAAGCTGTCTCCCAATGAGATGGCCTCTAGAGTGATAGTAAGGAGAAAGGCCTGAAATGAAGCCAGTAGGACGAATATCTTTACTAGCGGTAGTTCCGCTATTTATCATTTCCTTTGTTAAAAGGGCATCTGCACTGGTTGCTCGCCCTAAAGAGTCTAAAGCATGGTAGACAATCCAACCGTGCTTTTGAATTTTTAAGTCATTTTGGGTGAAGGTCGCTTCCCCTTTTTCAATTGGTCCGGGATTTTTTCCACTTGTTGGCGAACTGGAAGAAGTTTTTTGGATAGTGGTAGGCGCCAAGCTTACACCAAATAAATCTTGCACAACACTAGGTACTTGAATCCCAAACAAAGCCAAACATAAAAGGACGAACAGAGCAATTAGCATTACAGAAGGACTAAAAATAGGTTGTTGTTTTTTTTTCTTGGCCATAGCAGACTCCTTTTCTAAACACTAGGGATACGATACGAAACAGTAGCTTAGGGGCTAAATCATATAAAAAGAATCTGAAAATCACTTTTCAGATTCTTTTTGCCGGTCACGTTCTTCATAATATTTCAGTTTTTCTTTTAGTTCAGCCAGTTCCGACTCATGTTTTTGAAGTTCTAAGACTTTTGTATCAATTTCTTCAATTTCTTCCCGTTTGTGTGGTTTGATAACACCGTTAACGATAAAGGCGACAAAAGTCCCAATAAAAGTATCTAAAACTCTTGAAACAGTATAGGCTACACTACTGCTATTGGGAATGGTTAAACTAATAATTAATAAAGCAGAGATGCCACCGATGATTCCAGCATTATTGTTGATACCATCAGAAACAACGATAAAT encodes the following:
- a CDS encoding helix-turn-helix domain-containing protein, encoding MYTFGNIIRQLRKKQHLTQYDLAKGICSQSMLSRIENNEQIPNIVILQQVCEKLDIEVQQLINEERYIRDDSFSFICKLKTLFFSRKYQELLNLIETCPINQNKLEDQEKQMLYYLYAQSLYYLGEDNFKILEILKQAESYRKYGRAASLLTIQILSFKGKVNVSADNNKAVKMILKEVLAMIQEYAHQSSNRIWVQLYYEISNMYLYLNDTEKALHYSKSGINLSLENGTFYYLNDLLLLQGIILSDLGNLDVATDIIAITESLKRISLYEEK
- the nagA gene encoding N-acetylglucosamine-6-phosphate deacetylase; protein product: MKTYIYADKFFLKSGTSGPGFLEIEKGVFGKYTKEMTDNKAKVIDYSGKWIAPGLVDTHIHGYKNHDVMDNDFEGIKVMSESLLACGVTSFLPTTLTSSKERLKAVAKTIGDHYKEVDGAKIQGIYFEGPFFTEEHKGAQNPIYFSDPNLEVFHEWQEAAGGLIKKIALAPERTHVTKFIETITAEGVVVSLGHSDATLEQAREAVEAGASVFVHAFNGMRGFNHREPGMAGAALTLKEVFSELICDGHHVHPSACKALIEATGHDHVALITDCMMAGGMPDGDYVLGEFPVVVKDGTARLKTGNLAGSILKLKEAIKNVVDWGLATPAEAVMMASLIPAISCNIADKCGSIAKGRAADFIVLTPNMELEATYLDGECRYQKV
- a CDS encoding DNA/RNA non-specific endonuclease produces the protein MAKKKKQQPIFSPSVMLIALFVLLCLALFGIQVPSVVQDLFGVSLAPTTIQKTSSSSPTSGKNPGPIEKGEATFTQNDLKIQKHGWIVYHALDSLGRATSADALLTKEMINSGTTASKDIRPTGFISGLSPYYHSRGHLIGRQLGGSGDKPENLVTLYQNPVNTPYMTKYENMVRQALETGETIRYRVTVRYQEDALLCQELQIEAKSVSQNGTLNFNIVILNEI
- a CDS encoding FUSC family protein, with the protein product MKIGNFRLGLRTVKTAIAVMCCLLIFRLFMKDSDTYTISAMISSLSAVFSMREDISTTLKFGRSRIIGNSLGGLFALCYTLIHNKFPHSLFVEVFCIPLFVLLFIVVSDGINNNAGIIGGISALLIISLTIPNSSSVAYTVSRVLDTFIGTFVAFIVNGVIKPHKREEIEEIDTKVLELQKHESELAELKEKLKYYEERDRQKESEK